The following is a genomic window from Pan paniscus chromosome 6, NHGRI_mPanPan1-v2.0_pri, whole genome shotgun sequence.
CACTGGAAAGCAAAACTTACATTAACATACACTATGTCAATCAGATGTAAAATCTGTGCTATTATTTGAAGTACAGAATTTAGAATATATTCTTAAAAACACAATTAACACATCCCCAACTTTCTatgctaaaaaataaagaagactgTACTACAGAGATGCCTTGATTCCAAGTATCCCACTTACTTTCCACAACCAAAAGTTTTGTTCCAGTTTTCATAAAGCTCTAAATCTTTTGGAGAAACACTAGGTCGCACAGTTCTAAAAGCATTTTCAAAATCAATATAAGCTATGGGTCGAACTTGATCCGGTGTTATGGTAGCAATGTCAGCAGTTTGTAAACTGCGAATAGGACCAAGAGAAGCCTCCCTGCAAAGCTGTGTCATGTCTGCTCCTGAAAACGCATCAGACTGCTGTACAATCTGTTCAATTTCTTCTTCACTGAGGCAACACTGCTCTTTGGACATTAGATTAATTACTATCTGTTTCCTGGCTGAAGCTTCTGGGAGGGGAATATAAAGCCTTTTCACCAATCTTCTCCGGGCAGCCTCATCAATTTCTTGTGGCCGATTTGTTGCTCCCACCACTAGGATACGATCTTCAGAAGATGTTGTTGCTCCatctaattgaactaaaaattctgtttttatccTTCTAGAAGATTCATGCTCACCATCTCCCCGTTGAGATAACAAGGAATCAATTTCGTCAATAAATATCACAGCTGGTTGCTGACACCTTGCAACAGCAAACAATGCACGGACCATTTTCTCCCCCTCACCTACCCATTTAGAAGTTAAGGATGAAGCAGAGATGCTAAAGAATGTTGCCCCAGACTGACTAGCAATGCACTTGCCAATTAGAGTTTTACCAGTCCCAGGAGGACCAAAGAGCAAAATTCCTTTAGGGGGTCCCCTTAAACCAGTAAAGATGTCTGGCCTCAACATGGGCCACACAACTATTTCCTTTATGGTGGCTTTAGCAAATTCTACTCCTGCAATATCTTCCCAATTTACTGGAGGTCCATGATCCATAATCTCATTCATAATAAGTTCAATCATCTTTGGCTCCAAGTTCTTCAGACGCTCATCAACTGGATGTGCTGGTTCTGTAGGTCCTGCCCCGTAAGGCTTACATTGCATTCCTCCATTCTGCTCCCCCCCATCTTGCTTGGGTATAGGAGGAACAAACTTTCCAAGTATCCCTCGGGATCTACTAGCTCCTAGAGACTTTTTTACACCACCATATGAAGACCCTGATGCACGCTGAGGTTGGTGGCACTTTTTTTGCTGATCTATCCATAATTGTTCTTTTGCAGTTTTAAATGTAGGCAGGTTGCTATCCTCCTTTGGGCCATTATCTTCTGTTTTACTACAAGCCTTATTCAGTATTGGATTGGAAAGTGCATCAATGGTGCCAGAACCATAAAAAGACTTCCTCTGTGGATTTTCACAGGCAGCAGGAAAACAAGACTGGTTAGATAAGAACACATTAagtcctatgttttcttttggagAGCTGTGATTTTCCTTTTTGACATTTCCAAACAACGGTGTGACATGGAAT
Proteins encoded in this region:
- the FIGNL1 gene encoding fidgetin-like protein 1: MQTSSSRSVHLSEWQKNYFAITSGICTGRKADAYRAQILRIQYAWANSEISQVCATKLFKKYAEKYSAIIDSDNVESGLNNYAENILTLAGSQQTDSDKWQSGLSINNVFKMSSVQKMMQAGKKFKDSLLEPALASVVIHKEATVFDLPKFSVCGSSQESDSLPNSAHDRDRTQDFPESNPLTLLQNAQPPMVTNTARTCPTFSAPVGESATAKFHVTPLFGNVKKENHSSPKENIGLNVFLSNQSCFPAACENPQRKSFYGSGTIDALSNPILNKACSKTEDNGPKEDSNLPTFKTAKEQLWIDQQKKCHQPQRASGSSYGGVKKSLGASRSRGILGKFVPPIPKQDGGEQNGGMQCKPYGAGPTEPAHPVDERLKNLEPKMIELIMNEIMDHGPPVNWEDIAGVEFAKATIKEIVVWPMLRPDIFTGLRGPPKGILLFGPPGTGKTLIGKCIASQSGATFFSISASSLTSKWVGEGEKMVRALFAVARCQQPAVIFIDEIDSLLSQRGDGEHESSRRIKTEFLVQLDGATTSSEDRILVVGATNRPQEIDEAARRRLVKRLYIPLPEASARKQIVINLMSKEQCCLSEEEIEQIVQQSDAFSGADMTQLCREASLGPIRSLQTADIATITPDQVRPIAYIDFENAFRTVRPSVSPKDLELYENWNKTFGCGK